The Desulfatitalea tepidiphila genome window below encodes:
- the pyrE gene encoding orotate phosphoribosyltransferase: MKSELIALLCEKSFKYSSEPTFKLVSGRMSHFYVNCKPTVLHPRGMYLIGHLMFDAIADIRPEGVGGLTFGADPIAMATAFASGLRGQPIQAFSIRKAKKDHGIARWIEGDLAAGARVVVIDDVATTGGSTIQAIERAREEGLEVVRAVVLVDRQEGGVENIRQHVADVRALITRDELMANIKKVKSLKC, encoded by the coding sequence ATGAAATCGGAACTGATCGCCCTTTTGTGCGAAAAATCATTCAAATATTCGTCCGAACCGACCTTCAAACTGGTCTCCGGGCGCATGAGCCATTTTTACGTCAATTGTAAACCCACCGTATTGCATCCCCGGGGCATGTACCTGATCGGGCATCTGATGTTTGACGCCATTGCCGATATCCGTCCCGAAGGGGTCGGCGGGCTGACCTTCGGCGCCGACCCCATCGCCATGGCCACGGCCTTCGCCTCCGGGTTGAGGGGTCAGCCCATCCAGGCCTTTTCCATCCGAAAGGCCAAGAAGGATCATGGCATCGCCCGCTGGATCGAGGGCGACCTGGCCGCGGGTGCCCGGGTGGTGGTGATCGACGACGTGGCCACCACCGGCGGATCGACCATCCAGGCCATCGAACGGGCCCGCGAAGAGGGGCTCGAGGTGGTCCGTGCCGTGGTGCTTGTCGATCGCCAGGAGGGTGGGGTGGAGAACATCCGGCAGCATGTCGCCGATGTCCGGGCCCTTATCACACGGGATGAATTGATGGCGAATATTAAAAAAGTTAAAAGTTTAAAGTGTTAA
- a CDS encoding radical SAM protein gives MSTRSAESYNFETGIYRPPSEGGSDSLLVRFTRNCPWNRCEFCAMYKTEKFELRSVDEIKNDIDAIAALCNDLKGGRSDGTVRRETVIALIERHPELNYHQGFAMVYHWLLSGARTAFVQDANSLIMPTGQLVEALRYLRKTFPSIVRVTSYARAKTLSQRKPEELHAIRKAGLDRVHIGLETGDDELLKKVKKGVTAEGHIKGGQKAMAAGFQVSEYWMPGLGGRAMWENHAINTARVLNAINPHYIRSRPFYTIPGTPIHAAAQRGDFQMLTPNEQMIELQRMIEALDVTSRVCFDHAGNYWRDRDGNLLFTHSYEGYKFPEEKPKVLERIAEGLKVDHQRPEYLNL, from the coding sequence ATGTCCACCCGATCCGCAGAAAGCTATAATTTTGAAACCGGTATCTATCGTCCACCGAGCGAAGGGGGAAGTGATTCGCTGCTCGTGCGTTTCACCCGCAACTGCCCTTGGAATCGTTGCGAATTTTGCGCCATGTATAAAACCGAAAAGTTCGAGCTGCGCAGCGTCGACGAAATAAAAAACGATATCGATGCCATTGCCGCCCTGTGCAACGACTTGAAAGGCGGCCGTTCAGACGGCACGGTCCGTCGCGAAACGGTCATCGCGCTGATCGAACGACATCCGGAACTCAACTACCACCAGGGCTTTGCCATGGTGTACCACTGGCTGCTGTCGGGCGCCAGGACCGCGTTCGTCCAGGACGCCAATAGCCTGATCATGCCGACCGGGCAATTGGTCGAGGCGTTGCGCTATTTACGCAAGACCTTCCCCTCCATCGTTCGCGTCACCTCCTATGCTCGCGCCAAAACCTTGTCCCAGAGAAAGCCCGAAGAGCTGCACGCCATCCGCAAGGCCGGACTGGATCGGGTGCATATCGGCCTGGAAACCGGGGACGACGAGCTGTTGAAAAAGGTGAAGAAAGGGGTCACCGCCGAAGGTCACATAAAGGGAGGCCAAAAGGCCATGGCCGCCGGTTTCCAAGTGTCCGAATACTGGATGCCCGGGCTGGGCGGCCGGGCCATGTGGGAAAACCATGCCATCAACACCGCCAGGGTACTCAACGCCATCAACCCCCACTATATCCGGTCGCGGCCTTTCTACACCATACCAGGGACACCCATTCACGCGGCGGCCCAGCGGGGCGATTTCCAGATGCTCACCCCCAATGAACAGATGATCGAGCTGCAACGCATGATCGAGGCGCTGGATGTCACTTCGCGGGTCTGTTTCGATCATGCCGGCAACTACTGGCGGGATCGCGATGGGAACCTGTTGTTTACCCACAGCTACGAGGGATACAAGTTTCCCGAGGAAAAACCAAAGGTACTCGAACGCATCGCCGAGGGACTCAAGGTCGATCATCAGCGGCCGGAATACCTGAATCTGTAA
- a CDS encoding DMT family transporter, with translation MQRSSAIVLLLLTALCWSSGGFLIKWVEWPPMAVSGLRSAIAALFLALIFRPKRWRLDRYVIGGAFAYAVCVTSFVLANKWTTAANAILLQYTAPVHVAFFGYWFLGEKPHRLDWYALCLVIMGMVLFFAEDLSMGNLWGNLAALISGIGFAWVALSLRKQKDGDPIHSVILGNLMAAAAGLPFMFAQAPSPAGWTGLVLLGVVQVGLAYALFSIAIRHVTALEALLVPTIEPILNPVWVFLLLGERPGRLAMIGGAIIIGAVLLRSAGPWILRNRRMKCQP, from the coding sequence ATGCAACGATCGAGCGCCATCGTTCTGCTCCTGTTGACCGCCCTTTGCTGGAGCAGCGGCGGCTTCTTGATCAAATGGGTCGAGTGGCCGCCCATGGCCGTTTCCGGGCTGCGCAGCGCCATTGCCGCACTCTTTCTGGCCCTGATCTTCCGGCCCAAGCGCTGGCGCCTGGATCGGTATGTGATCGGCGGCGCGTTCGCCTATGCGGTCTGCGTCACCTCTTTTGTCCTGGCCAACAAGTGGACCACGGCCGCCAACGCCATCTTGCTGCAATACACGGCGCCGGTGCACGTCGCCTTTTTCGGGTACTGGTTCCTGGGAGAAAAACCCCATCGGCTGGACTGGTATGCCCTCTGCCTGGTGATCATGGGCATGGTGCTCTTTTTTGCCGAAGATCTTTCAATGGGCAATTTGTGGGGTAACCTGGCCGCCCTGATATCGGGCATCGGATTTGCCTGGGTGGCCCTCAGCCTGCGCAAACAGAAAGACGGCGACCCGATCCACTCGGTCATCCTCGGGAACCTGATGGCCGCCGCGGCCGGCTTACCATTCATGTTCGCACAAGCCCCTTCACCTGCCGGATGGACCGGCCTGGTTCTCCTCGGGGTGGTACAGGTCGGCCTGGCCTACGCCCTGTTCTCCATCGCCATCCGCCATGTGACCGCCTTGGAGGCCTTGCTGGTCCCCACCATCGAACCGATCCTCAATCCGGTGTGGGTCTTTTTATTGCTGGGGGAGCGGCCGGGTCGATTGGCGATGATCGGCGGTGCCATCATTATCGGTGCGGTGCTGCTGCGAAGCGCGGGGCCGTGGATACTGAGGAACCGAAGGATGAAATGCCAACCTTGA
- the ftsX gene encoding permease-like cell division protein FtsX — MRRFFKRAINDLRENQFLAAITVVTIALSILIASAFALFFINAGELLTQWQKGIRMMVYLKPGVTEAARLDTKFRIQGVAGVQEATYISKEEAMERLKGQMPHHSALLENLKENPLPDAFEVTLEAAARDSVQLQFLAERIQALEPVEEVEYGQQWIQRFSSIINLFSIAGYGIGALFFMATVFIVANTIRLVLYSRRDEIEIMRLVGATDRFIKIPFYLEGMIQGALGTTIGLVALYIGYFSLSSHFQPSLASGLLTLRFFPVLVCVSIVAGGTVVGWMGCWISLKQFMK; from the coding sequence ATGAGACGGTTTTTCAAGCGCGCCATCAACGACCTGAGGGAAAATCAATTTCTGGCCGCCATCACGGTCGTGACCATCGCCCTGTCGATCCTGATCGCTTCGGCATTTGCACTCTTTTTCATCAATGCCGGCGAGTTGCTGACCCAATGGCAAAAAGGCATCCGCATGATGGTCTATCTGAAGCCCGGTGTCACCGAAGCGGCCAGGCTGGACACCAAATTTCGAATTCAGGGGGTCGCCGGTGTCCAGGAGGCGACCTACATCTCCAAGGAAGAGGCCATGGAGCGGCTCAAGGGCCAGATGCCCCACCACTCCGCCCTGTTGGAAAACCTCAAAGAAAATCCCCTGCCGGACGCCTTCGAAGTGACCCTCGAGGCTGCCGCCCGCGACAGTGTGCAACTCCAGTTTCTTGCCGAACGGATTCAGGCCCTGGAACCCGTCGAGGAGGTGGAATATGGCCAGCAGTGGATCCAGCGATTCAGCAGCATCATCAACCTGTTCAGCATTGCCGGCTATGGCATCGGCGCCCTGTTTTTCATGGCCACCGTCTTCATCGTGGCCAACACGATCCGTCTGGTACTCTATTCCCGACGCGACGAGATTGAAATCATGCGACTGGTGGGTGCCACCGATCGTTTTATCAAGATCCCATTTTACCTGGAAGGCATGATCCAGGGGGCCCTGGGAACCACCATCGGGCTGGTCGCACTTTACATCGGCTATTTTTCCCTGAGCAGCCACTTCCAGCCCAGCCTGGCCAGCGGCCTGCTGACCCTGCGCTTTTTCCCTGTTCTGGTCTGTGTTTCGATCGTGGCCGGGGGCACCGTGGTGGGATGGATGGGCTGCTGGATCTCTCTGAAACAGTTTATGAAATGA
- the ftsE gene encoding cell division ATP-binding protein FtsE: MIQANSDAIIRMFHVHKRYGNKFALKDVTLDIFKNDFLFVTGRSGAGKTTLLKLLYLGEPVTEGQVLIDGMNLSRIGQGRIPVLRRKFGIIFQDYKLILTKTVYENVALVLEAAGRKPRLIDKKVRSVLRTVGMEDRMNALPQSLSGGEQQRVAVARAAVGDPKIILADEPTGSLDEEAAEVIMTFLDDFHARGSTVIVATHDKKLLERRNSRVVQLRDGQLWSDELH, encoded by the coding sequence ATGATCCAAGCCAACAGCGATGCCATCATTCGAATGTTCCATGTCCATAAACGATATGGCAACAAGTTCGCCCTCAAAGACGTCACCTTGGATATCTTCAAGAACGATTTCTTGTTCGTCACCGGCCGCAGCGGGGCCGGCAAGACGACCCTTCTTAAATTGCTCTATCTCGGTGAGCCGGTGACCGAGGGCCAGGTGCTGATCGACGGCATGAACCTGTCGCGCATCGGTCAGGGGCGCATCCCCGTGCTCCGGCGTAAATTCGGCATCATTTTCCAGGACTACAAACTGATTCTGACCAAGACCGTCTATGAAAATGTGGCCCTGGTCCTGGAAGCGGCCGGCCGTAAACCGCGCCTGATCGACAAAAAAGTCCGCAGCGTCCTTCGTACCGTGGGCATGGAAGATCGCATGAACGCGTTGCCCCAAAGCCTTTCTGGCGGCGAGCAGCAACGTGTGGCCGTTGCCCGGGCGGCGGTCGGCGACCCCAAAATCATCCTTGCCGACGAACCCACCGGCAGCCTGGACGAAGAGGCCGCCGAGGTGATCATGACGTTCCTGGATGACTTCCACGCCCGCGGGTCCACCGTTATCGTGGCCACCCACGACAAAAAACTGCTCGAACGGCGCAACAGCCGGGTGGTGCAACTAAGGGACGGCCAGCTGTGGTCCGACGAACTGCACTAG
- a CDS encoding YcbK family protein, translated as MVRQIAGRSMVWAAIAWIMGAQMWGGGVAADDGRRFVHGGDGRIELFNTKNGRSFLGTFRQGAGHYDRQALEGIRLVFESPLDDPLALISLRLIEFIDHLQDHFDPEARIEIASGWRSPTYNANLRKKGRLAATASLHQYGLAADIEIQGVASERVWHYVRELGFGGAGYYHGRLVHVDVGPARFWDETSSGVGSGLSDDNKLIGLVTDFDVYRPGEEVVLRFIRMTAFPIGVTPEFALERVDVSDGPRKAACGRPHFSIEIDGPCPQFSSIAEMMAIRFRLPQTLSAGRYVLRASFCRSYWEAMPTSVATPAFEIVQF; from the coding sequence ATGGTGCGTCAAATAGCAGGCAGGTCGATGGTCTGGGCCGCTATCGCCTGGATCATGGGGGCACAAATGTGGGGCGGTGGTGTCGCGGCCGATGATGGCCGCCGTTTTGTCCATGGCGGAGACGGTCGGATCGAACTGTTCAACACCAAGAACGGCCGTTCTTTTTTAGGAACCTTTCGCCAGGGTGCGGGGCATTATGACCGGCAGGCCCTCGAGGGCATTCGATTGGTGTTCGAGTCGCCCCTGGACGATCCGCTGGCCCTCATCTCCCTGCGGTTGATCGAGTTTATCGATCACCTGCAGGATCATTTTGATCCCGAGGCCCGCATCGAGATCGCTTCCGGATGGCGCAGCCCGACCTACAACGCCAATTTGCGAAAAAAAGGGCGCCTGGCGGCCACCGCCAGTCTACACCAATACGGCCTGGCGGCCGACATCGAGATCCAGGGAGTGGCCTCCGAACGGGTATGGCACTATGTCCGGGAGCTGGGTTTCGGCGGGGCCGGATACTACCATGGTCGCCTGGTGCACGTGGACGTGGGGCCGGCTCGTTTCTGGGATGAGACCAGTTCGGGAGTCGGCTCCGGTCTGTCGGATGACAACAAGCTGATCGGGCTCGTGACCGACTTCGATGTCTACCGGCCCGGAGAAGAGGTGGTGCTGCGCTTTATCCGTATGACCGCTTTCCCCATCGGTGTGACGCCTGAATTTGCCCTGGAGCGGGTGGATGTTAGCGATGGGCCGCGCAAGGCGGCCTGCGGTCGGCCCCATTTCAGCATCGAGATCGACGGCCCTTGTCCCCAGTTTTCATCCATCGCCGAGATGATGGCGATTCGCTTCCGCCTGCCGCAAACGCTGTCTGCGGGCCGCTATGTTTTGCGCGCTTCTTTTTGCCGGTCATACTGGGAGGCCATGCCAACTTCTGTGGCTACCCCGGCGTTCGAAATCGTTCAATTCTGA
- a CDS encoding DMT family transporter, whose translation MLPIVYIVFCVLVWGLSFSVTRSAVQQIPPLTLASLRFFLAAALLWPLTRKMAPALRPTDRKLIWALALSGISFYFAFENIGLKMTTASHASLIIATIPLGTELVSAWRIRKWPGVNTWLGALLALGGVGMLVGKDDGSASLAGDMVMMGAVVCWIAYTFLVERVSGRYSNLLITRWIMWIGAITLVPGALLECWWYGVPRPTALAWGQVVFLGIVCSALAYDFYNRAVPALGPAVANSAIYFIPLVGVVGGIVLLDEPVTAALFLAGALIFGGVLVARLR comes from the coding sequence ATGTTGCCGATTGTTTATATTGTTTTTTGCGTCCTGGTGTGGGGGCTCTCCTTTTCCGTCACCCGCAGCGCCGTGCAGCAGATTCCGCCGCTGACCCTGGCCAGCCTTCGCTTTTTCCTGGCGGCCGCCCTCTTGTGGCCCTTGACCCGCAAAATGGCGCCTGCACTGCGGCCGACGGACCGTAAGTTGATCTGGGCGCTGGCCCTGAGCGGCATCTCCTTCTATTTCGCCTTCGAAAACATCGGCCTCAAGATGACCACTGCGTCGCATGCTTCCCTGATCATCGCCACCATCCCGTTGGGCACGGAACTGGTTTCGGCCTGGCGCATCCGGAAGTGGCCCGGGGTCAATACCTGGCTGGGCGCCCTGCTGGCCCTCGGCGGGGTGGGGATGCTGGTGGGAAAAGATGACGGCAGCGCATCACTCGCCGGCGATATGGTGATGATGGGCGCGGTGGTCTGTTGGATTGCCTACACCTTTCTGGTGGAACGCGTTTCGGGCCGATATAGTAATTTGTTGATTACCCGCTGGATCATGTGGATCGGCGCCATCACCCTGGTGCCGGGAGCCTTGCTCGAGTGCTGGTGGTACGGCGTTCCGCGACCCACGGCCCTGGCCTGGGGTCAGGTCGTTTTTCTGGGCATCGTCTGTTCGGCCCTGGCCTACGATTTCTACAACCGGGCCGTGCCGGCCCTGGGGCCGGCGGTGGCCAATTCCGCCATCTATTTCATTCCACTGGTGGGTGTGGTCGGCGGTATTGTCCTGCTGGACGAACCGGTCACGGCCGCCTTGTTTTTGGCCGGGGCCTTGATTTTCGGCGGGGTTCTGGTGGCCCGTTTACGGTAG
- a CDS encoding peptidoglycan DD-metalloendopeptidase family protein, translating into MNRPLVYIAIVLIAGLLVWTGNAPAAEVGTIQVSNLNVRSGPAKEYRIVLRLAKESRVRVLGRTRGWLKIEHAGQTGYILEDDRYVQLTTIDESAVTSLAADQRVAAEKREAWQREADDLQHKLTASRKQLDAVSRKEQAVIDEINASAQALDRHRREVRATRHALEQLETKTQEIERDYAALDARIAAGREYAAQRLRALYKLNWIGRVQLLATAHSFYDFVQRKASLERILSQDEAVLERLRADQSALEQLLEQVNAKRAEQKALRIDLNQRIAVLNAEQEKRTTLLGNIRDQKELEQAAFKALRQAALDLDSTLASFEPPQGADTARPAPDRLGIHQRFDQYKGLLSWPVKGKIISFFGPYRDEKANLVNFQSGINISAERGEPIRSVSEGYVIFSSWFKGFGNMLIIDHGHHYYTVYAHLEEVFKVKGDRIDKDEVIATVGDSGSLSGPALHFEIRHHGKPIDPLEWINKG; encoded by the coding sequence ATGAATCGTCCTTTAGTTTATATCGCCATCGTCCTGATCGCCGGCCTGCTCGTCTGGACGGGCAACGCCCCGGCGGCCGAGGTGGGCACGATCCAAGTCTCGAACTTGAATGTGCGCTCTGGACCCGCAAAGGAGTATCGGATCGTCTTGCGCCTGGCCAAAGAGAGCCGGGTCAGGGTGTTGGGTCGCACAAGGGGGTGGCTAAAAATCGAACACGCCGGGCAGACCGGCTACATCCTTGAGGACGATCGTTACGTCCAGCTGACCACCATCGATGAATCGGCCGTAACGTCCCTCGCTGCGGACCAGCGCGTGGCTGCCGAAAAACGCGAGGCGTGGCAGCGTGAAGCCGACGATCTCCAGCACAAGCTGACGGCGTCGCGCAAACAACTCGACGCCGTCAGCCGCAAGGAGCAGGCGGTGATCGACGAGATCAACGCCTCCGCGCAGGCCCTGGATCGGCACCGCCGGGAGGTGCGCGCCACACGCCATGCCCTGGAACAACTCGAAACCAAGACGCAGGAAATCGAAAGGGACTACGCCGCCCTCGACGCGCGAATCGCCGCCGGCCGGGAATACGCGGCCCAGCGCTTGCGCGCGCTTTACAAACTCAATTGGATCGGCAGGGTGCAGCTGTTGGCCACGGCCCATTCATTCTACGACTTCGTTCAACGCAAGGCGTCCCTGGAACGGATCCTCAGCCAGGATGAAGCGGTGCTCGAACGGCTGCGTGCCGATCAGAGCGCCCTGGAACAACTGCTGGAACAGGTCAATGCCAAACGGGCCGAACAAAAGGCTTTGAGAATCGATCTGAACCAGCGTATCGCCGTGTTAAACGCCGAACAGGAAAAACGGACGACCCTTCTGGGAAACATCCGGGACCAAAAGGAGCTCGAACAGGCGGCCTTCAAGGCGCTTCGCCAGGCCGCCCTGGACCTGGACAGCACACTGGCCTCGTTCGAGCCGCCCCAGGGGGCCGACACGGCGCGACCGGCGCCCGACCGTCTTGGAATCCACCAACGGTTCGATCAATACAAGGGCTTGCTCAGTTGGCCGGTAAAGGGTAAGATCATTTCATTTTTCGGCCCTTACCGGGACGAAAAGGCCAATCTGGTCAATTTCCAGAGCGGCATCAATATCAGCGCCGAACGGGGAGAACCGATCCGGTCCGTTTCGGAGGGATACGTCATTTTCTCGAGCTGGTTCAAAGGGTTCGGCAACATGCTGATCATTGACCATGGCCACCATTACTATACGGTCTATGCCCATCTGGAGGAGGTCTTTAAGGTCAAGGGCGACCGTATTGACAAAGATGAAGTCATTGCCACGGTTGGCGATTCGGGTTCATTGAGCGGCCCGGCGCTCCATTTCGAAATCAGACACCATGGCAAACCAATCGATCCCCTGGAGTGGATCAACAAAGGATAG
- a CDS encoding divergent polysaccharide deacetylase family protein yields MAKKSTKAKRRTKRSSKGPDLPLQLLKIFSSLAVLVVVVLAAGVVAKWLIGTAPEQPSAAVQPHERLPVPEVKSPQLPVYEVFPKGTPAAKPPTRLPQLPGARPPLVAIVIDDIGYDRRIAERFMAMDVPMTFSMLPYAPFGREINEQARAQGLEIMLHLPMEPNEYPAVKPGPGALLSEMNPDELIAQLRANLDQVKGIKGVNNHMGSKISASSDRMRQVFSILKQHDLYYIDSRTTTETVARPSAQLLQLPFAERDIFIDHIDDPAFIRSQLKRLIHQAQQQGYAVGIAHPHANTCQVLEEFLPRFKESVSLVPASMVVRQAMIVESPQANAIK; encoded by the coding sequence ATGGCTAAAAAGAGCACCAAGGCCAAACGACGTACGAAGCGTTCATCCAAAGGTCCGGATCTACCGCTCCAGCTCCTCAAAATCTTCAGCAGCCTCGCCGTGCTGGTGGTGGTGGTGTTGGCTGCCGGCGTGGTGGCCAAGTGGCTGATCGGAACAGCCCCGGAACAGCCGAGCGCCGCCGTCCAACCCCACGAGCGTCTGCCCGTACCGGAAGTGAAATCCCCCCAGTTACCGGTATACGAGGTGTTTCCCAAAGGCACACCTGCAGCCAAACCGCCCACCCGCCTGCCCCAGTTGCCGGGAGCCCGCCCCCCTCTGGTGGCTATCGTCATCGACGATATCGGCTATGACCGCCGAATCGCAGAACGATTTATGGCGATGGATGTGCCCATGACCTTTTCCATGTTGCCCTATGCACCGTTCGGTCGTGAGATCAACGAACAGGCACGCGCCCAGGGGCTTGAAATCATGCTCCATCTACCCATGGAACCCAATGAATACCCGGCCGTCAAGCCCGGTCCCGGCGCTTTGCTCTCGGAAATGAACCCCGATGAGCTGATCGCTCAGCTCAGGGCAAACCTCGATCAGGTCAAGGGAATAAAAGGTGTCAACAATCACATGGGATCCAAAATCTCCGCGTCCTCCGACCGCATGCGCCAGGTCTTCTCGATCCTGAAACAGCACGACCTTTACTATATCGACAGCCGCACCACCACCGAGACCGTTGCGAGACCTTCGGCCCAGCTGCTGCAACTGCCCTTTGCCGAACGGGACATCTTCATCGATCATATCGATGATCCGGCCTTCATCCGATCCCAACTTAAGCGTCTGATTCACCAGGCCCAGCAACAGGGGTACGCCGTGGGCATCGCACACCCCCATGCCAACACCTGTCAGGTGCTCGAGGAATTTTTACCCCGCTTCAAGGAAAGTGTCTCGCTGGTGCCGGCCTCCATGGTGGTGAGGCAGGCCATGATAGTGGAATCGCCTCAGGCAAATGCAATAAAATAG
- a CDS encoding S41 family peptidase, with product MLDSRNTSRWIWIGIVVLAAALFLPGAYRNLAADREATYQGLKIFSDVIDIVEKNYVDEVDQKKLIEDAIQGMVSSLDPHSSLLTPDAFKELQIDTQGEFTGIGIHVTMRNNLVTVISPIEGTPAYRAGIKAGDKIIKVDGTPTDNLTDAVKRMRGPKNTPVTITIIREGEPKALDFKLIRDVIPIHSVKSILLQPGYGYVWITHFRENTYDDLTAALEKLEATDPPLKGLILDLRDNPGGVLGQAIDISDLFIDEGIIMTSKGRLQRHTKVYPATPSNPPRTYPMAVLINGGSASASEIVAGALQDHKRAVVIGTTSFGKGSVQSIESLSDGYALKLTIARYYTPSGRSIQAKGVEPDIVVTHRIIEEQPSEAERLFKEKDLANHLDAGKGEQVPDAKNEETETPTEDTAKARLSPLSPEQLVKDSQVRRALDILIGYDIFKKLGNG from the coding sequence ATGCTTGACTCCCGTAACACCTCCCGCTGGATATGGATCGGCATCGTCGTGTTGGCAGCCGCCCTCTTCCTGCCCGGGGCCTACCGCAATCTTGCCGCCGACCGCGAAGCGACCTACCAGGGTCTCAAGATATTTTCAGACGTGATTGACATCGTCGAAAAAAATTACGTGGACGAAGTCGACCAGAAAAAACTGATCGAAGATGCCATCCAAGGCATGGTGAGCAGCCTGGACCCGCACTCCTCCCTGCTGACCCCGGACGCTTTCAAGGAGTTGCAGATCGACACCCAGGGCGAATTTACCGGCATCGGAATTCACGTTACCATGCGAAACAACCTGGTCACCGTCATTTCCCCCATCGAGGGCACACCTGCCTACCGTGCCGGCATTAAGGCCGGAGATAAAATCATCAAGGTGGACGGCACGCCCACAGACAACCTGACCGATGCCGTCAAGCGCATGCGCGGTCCTAAAAATACCCCCGTGACCATCACCATTATCCGCGAGGGAGAACCCAAGGCACTGGATTTTAAACTCATCCGCGACGTGATCCCCATTCACAGCGTGAAATCGATCCTCCTGCAGCCGGGATATGGGTATGTCTGGATCACCCATTTCCGTGAGAACACCTACGATGACCTGACGGCCGCTCTCGAAAAACTGGAAGCCACCGACCCGCCGCTCAAGGGGCTGATCCTCGATCTGCGCGACAATCCCGGGGGTGTTCTCGGCCAGGCCATCGACATCTCGGACCTGTTCATCGACGAAGGCATTATCATGACCAGCAAGGGCCGCCTCCAGCGCCATACCAAGGTCTATCCAGCCACCCCGAGCAATCCGCCGCGCACCTATCCGATGGCGGTCCTGATCAACGGGGGGAGCGCCAGCGCCTCTGAAATCGTGGCCGGCGCCCTTCAGGACCACAAACGGGCGGTCGTCATCGGCACCACCTCCTTCGGCAAGGGCTCGGTGCAGTCCATCGAATCGCTCAGCGACGGTTACGCCTTGAAGCTGACCATTGCCCGCTATTACACCCCCAGCGGCCGCTCGATTCAGGCCAAGGGCGTGGAGCCGGACATCGTGGTGACGCACCGGATCATAGAGGAGCAACCCTCTGAAGCAGAACGCCTTTTCAAGGAAAAGGACCTGGCCAACCACCTGGATGCCGGTAAAGGCGAACAGGTCCCCGATGCCAAAAATGAAGAGACCGAAACGCCGACAGAGGACACGGCCAAAGCCCGCCTGAGCCCTTTGAGTCCGGAACAACTGGTCAAAGACAGCCAGGTACGCAGAGCTCTCGATATTCTGATCGGATACGATATTTTCAAGAAACTGGGCAATGGCTAA